The Sphingopyxis fribergensis genome contains a region encoding:
- the dnaK gene encoding molecular chaperone DnaK, with amino-acid sequence MAKVIGIDLGTTNSCVAVMEGGKPKVIENVEGTRTTPSIVAFAKDGERLIGQPAKRQAVTNPENTVFAVKRLIGRRFDDPITKKDTELVPYTIVKGTNGDAWVKAGNEDYSPSQISAFILQKMKETAESYLGETVTQAVITVPAYFNDAQRQATKDAGKIAGLEVLRIINEPTAAALAYGLDKTENKTIAVYDLGGGTFDISILEVGDGVFEVKSTNGDTFLGGEDFDSKIVEYLADGFKKDEGIDLRGDKLALQRLKEAAEKAKIELSSAATTEVNLPFITADANGPKHLVKTITRSDLEKLVEELVKRTLEPCKKAIKDAGISASDIDEVVLVGGMTRMPRVREVVKDFFGKEPHTGVNPDEVVAIGAAIQAGVLQGDVKDVLLLDVTPLSLGIETLGGIMTKMIDRNTTIPTKKSQVYSTADDNQSAVTIRVFQGEREMAADNKILGQFDLVGIPPAPRGVPQIEVTFDIDANGIVSVHAKDKGTGKEQQIKIQASGGLSDADIDQMVKDAEQFAEEDKQRREAAEAKNNAESLIHSTESQLREHGDKVDESLKSEIEAAVAEAKSAVEGGDAAAMTEKSQALAQVAMKLGQAIYEKEQQSAASPGADDDAGAAKSDEDVVDAEFSEVEDDKK; translated from the coding sequence ATGGCCAAAGTGATCGGGATCGACCTCGGTACCACGAACAGCTGTGTCGCGGTGATGGAAGGCGGAAAACCCAAGGTTATCGAAAATGTCGAAGGCACGCGCACGACGCCGTCGATCGTCGCCTTCGCCAAGGATGGCGAACGCCTGATCGGCCAGCCGGCAAAGCGCCAGGCGGTCACCAACCCCGAAAACACCGTTTTCGCGGTGAAGCGTCTGATCGGCCGCCGCTTCGACGATCCGATCACCAAGAAGGACACCGAGCTGGTTCCTTACACGATCGTCAAGGGCACCAATGGCGATGCGTGGGTCAAGGCCGGCAACGAAGATTATTCGCCGTCGCAGATTTCGGCTTTCATCCTTCAGAAGATGAAGGAAACCGCCGAGAGCTATCTGGGCGAAACCGTGACGCAGGCGGTGATCACCGTTCCCGCATACTTCAACGACGCGCAGCGCCAGGCGACCAAGGACGCGGGCAAGATCGCGGGCCTCGAAGTGCTGCGCATCATCAACGAGCCGACCGCGGCCGCGCTCGCTTATGGTCTCGACAAGACCGAGAACAAGACGATCGCGGTCTATGACCTTGGCGGCGGCACCTTCGACATCTCGATCCTCGAGGTGGGCGACGGCGTGTTCGAAGTGAAGTCGACCAACGGCGATACCTTCCTGGGCGGTGAAGATTTCGACAGCAAGATCGTCGAATATCTCGCCGACGGCTTCAAGAAGGACGAAGGCATCGACCTGCGCGGCGACAAGCTTGCGCTCCAGCGGCTGAAGGAAGCGGCCGAAAAGGCCAAGATCGAACTGTCGTCGGCCGCGACCACTGAAGTGAATCTGCCCTTCATCACCGCCGACGCCAACGGGCCGAAGCATCTGGTCAAGACGATCACCCGTTCGGACCTCGAAAAGCTGGTCGAAGAGCTGGTCAAGCGCACGCTCGAACCCTGCAAGAAGGCGATCAAGGACGCCGGCATTTCGGCGAGCGACATCGACGAAGTCGTGCTGGTCGGCGGCATGACGCGCATGCCGCGCGTCCGCGAAGTCGTGAAGGATTTCTTTGGCAAGGAACCGCACACCGGCGTGAACCCCGACGAAGTCGTCGCGATCGGCGCCGCGATCCAGGCGGGCGTGCTGCAGGGCGACGTCAAGGACGTGCTGCTGCTCGACGTGACTCCGCTGAGCCTCGGCATCGAGACGCTGGGCGGCATCATGACCAAGATGATCGACCGCAACACGACGATCCCGACCAAGAAGTCGCAGGTCTATTCCACGGCCGACGACAATCAGTCGGCGGTGACGATCCGCGTGTTCCAGGGCGAGCGCGAAATGGCGGCGGACAACAAGATCCTCGGCCAGTTCGACCTCGTCGGCATTCCGCCCGCACCGCGCGGCGTGCCGCAGATCGAGGTGACCTTCGACATCGACGCCAACGGCATCGTGTCGGTCCACGCCAAGGACAAGGGCACCGGCAAGGAACAGCAGATCAAGATCCAGGCTTCGGGCGGCCTCAGCGACGCGGACATCGACCAGATGGTCAAGGACGCCGAGCAGTTCGCCGAAGAGGATAAGCAGCGCCGTGAGGCGGCCGAGGCGAAGAACAACGCCGAAAGCCTGATCCACTCGACCGAAAGCCAGCTTCGCGAGCATGGCGACAAGGTCGACGAGAGCCTGAAGTCGGAAATCGAAGCGGCGGTCGCCGAAGCCAAGAGTGCGGTCGAAGGCGGCGACGCCGCCGCGATGACCGAAAAGAGCCAGGCGCTCGCGCAGGTCGCGATGAAGCTGGGCCAGGCGATCTACGAGAAGGAGCAGCAGTCGGCCGCATCCCCCGGCGCCGATGACGATGCCGGTGCGGCGAAGAGCGACGAAGACGTCGTCGACGCCGAATTCTCCGAAGTCGAAGACGACAAGAAGTAA
- the dnaJ gene encoding molecular chaperone DnaJ, protein MSLDIDYYELLEVERTADDAALKASYRKLAMKYHPDKNPGCDDSEARFKAISEAYDCLKDPQKRAAYDRFGKAGVNGGAGGFGGGNGADFGDIGDIFESIFGSAFGGGRQQRGPARGADLRYDMEIRLEDAFTGITREIQVDVAARCDTCDGSGAKPGTQTNRCSTCAGHGKVRAQQGFFMVERTCPTCQGAGEVIADPCNTCHGEGRVDRRKTLTVNIPAGVDEGTRIRLSGEGESGARGAAPGDLYIFLHMARHKVFEREGTTLFTRAPISFTTAALGGEIGIPGLDGRMHDIAIPAGIQSGKQLRQRGAGMPVLNGRGHGDLVVQIDVETPTRLSARQKELLCEFRETETGEECPASQGFFGRIKEMWDDLTD, encoded by the coding sequence ATGTCACTCGACATCGATTATTACGAACTCTTGGAAGTCGAGCGCACGGCCGACGATGCCGCGCTGAAAGCGAGCTACCGCAAGCTTGCGATGAAATATCACCCCGACAAGAATCCGGGGTGCGACGACAGCGAAGCGCGCTTCAAGGCGATCAGCGAAGCCTATGACTGCCTGAAGGACCCGCAGAAGCGCGCGGCCTATGATCGTTTCGGCAAGGCGGGCGTCAATGGCGGCGCTGGCGGTTTCGGCGGCGGCAATGGCGCCGATTTCGGCGACATCGGCGATATTTTCGAATCGATCTTCGGCTCGGCATTCGGCGGGGGACGCCAGCAGCGCGGCCCCGCGCGCGGCGCGGACCTGCGCTACGACATGGAAATCCGGCTCGAGGACGCCTTCACCGGCATCACGCGCGAGATCCAGGTCGACGTCGCGGCGCGCTGCGACACGTGCGACGGATCGGGCGCGAAGCCCGGCACACAGACCAACCGCTGCTCGACCTGCGCCGGCCACGGCAAGGTGCGCGCGCAGCAGGGCTTCTTCATGGTCGAGCGCACCTGCCCGACCTGTCAGGGCGCGGGCGAGGTTATCGCCGACCCGTGCAACACGTGCCACGGCGAAGGCCGCGTCGACCGGCGCAAGACGCTGACCGTCAACATCCCCGCAGGGGTCGACGAAGGCACGCGCATCCGCCTGTCGGGCGAAGGCGAAAGCGGCGCGCGCGGCGCGGCGCCGGGCGACCTCTACATTTTCTTGCACATGGCGCGGCACAAGGTCTTCGAGCGCGAGGGCACGACATTGTTCACGCGCGCGCCGATCAGCTTCACCACCGCGGCGCTCGGCGGCGAGATCGGTATCCCCGGTCTCGACGGCCGGATGCACGACATCGCCATCCCCGCGGGCATCCAGTCGGGCAAGCAACTCCGTCAGCGCGGCGCGGGCATGCCGGTGCTGAACGGCCGCGGCCACGGCGACCTGGTCGTCCAGATCGACGTCGAAACGCCGACCCGGCTGTCGGCGCGGCAGAAGGAATTGCTCTGCGAGTTCCGCGAGACCGAAACCGGCGAAGAATGTCCTGCGAGCCAGGGCTTTTTCGGCCGGATCAAGGAAATGTGGGACGATTTGACGGATTGA
- a CDS encoding patatin-like protein: MREKELRFALICYGGISLAVYMHGITKEIWRLAAASRAFHDGEAVAGSGGVYRDLLAAIAEHGGVKLRVLPDIIAGASAGGINGIFLARALATGKSLDPLTELWLEDADVDSLIDPDARPLSAMTKFWAVPIAGWAMKRRGNAIDRTVGEDAQDEVRAKLSRFVRARWFEPPFGGETFSNLLLDAFDAMDAGPQGSPLVPTGQPVDLIVSVTDFAGHREQLTLNSPSRVTEQEHRLMMHFRQNGRAGRRLDDVPGLVAAARATASFPGAFPPFTLRELDAALEKRGVAWPGRDAFILAQLPRVPDSDPADRVLIDGAVLANAPFRPAIAALKQRPARREIDRRFIYIDPKPDYKAISIGKPGEPGEEGQLPGFLPTILGSLSAIPREQPIRENIEMIESMSRRIRRMQHIIDAMKVEVEEQVAALFGTTFFLDTPTPARLAKWRAKAQDQAAARAGFAYAPYGHLKLSAVIDEIANIVDRLVPPEGPVHVINRRIAMWTEARARGLDRISGKRGTGASSEAIDFFRTHDLGFRIRRLRFLARELDTAVEATRERRDPVCEDMRETIFAALGHYLEREGDAWLADLDVPADTEPGQWIDAIAARRDLVALDAETDVVIAAALGKLPKDDRRTMLFAYLGYPFYDIATLPLLQGEGFDEFDPIKIDRISPSDATAIRTGGAAAMLKGVEFNSFGAFFSRTYRENDYLWGRLHGADRLIDIVASSVGGEGAMSADELKALKRRAFHAILDEEEGRLPKVKALIDELRGEIGP, translated from the coding sequence ATGCGGGAAAAGGAACTACGCTTCGCCCTGATTTGCTACGGCGGCATCAGCCTCGCCGTCTATATGCACGGCATCACCAAGGAAATCTGGCGGCTCGCCGCGGCATCGCGCGCCTTTCACGACGGCGAGGCGGTTGCGGGATCGGGCGGAGTATACCGCGACCTGCTCGCCGCGATCGCCGAGCATGGCGGCGTCAAGTTGCGTGTCCTTCCCGATATCATCGCGGGAGCGAGTGCGGGCGGGATCAACGGCATCTTCCTCGCGCGCGCGCTCGCCACGGGCAAGTCGCTCGATCCGCTGACCGAGCTGTGGCTGGAGGATGCCGATGTCGACAGCCTGATCGACCCCGATGCGCGGCCACTCTCCGCCATGACCAAATTCTGGGCGGTGCCGATTGCGGGCTGGGCGATGAAGCGGCGCGGCAACGCCATCGACCGCACCGTCGGCGAGGATGCACAGGACGAAGTGCGCGCCAAGCTGTCGCGCTTCGTCCGCGCGCGCTGGTTCGAGCCGCCCTTCGGTGGCGAGACCTTTTCGAACCTGTTGCTCGATGCGTTCGACGCGATGGACGCGGGACCGCAGGGGTCGCCGCTCGTTCCGACCGGGCAGCCGGTCGACCTGATCGTCTCGGTGACCGATTTCGCGGGGCACCGGGAGCAGCTGACGCTCAACAGCCCGTCGCGCGTGACCGAGCAGGAGCATCGGTTGATGATGCATTTCCGGCAGAATGGCCGCGCGGGCAGGCGGCTCGACGATGTGCCGGGGCTGGTTGCCGCCGCCCGCGCGACCGCGAGCTTTCCGGGCGCCTTCCCGCCCTTCACCTTGCGCGAGCTCGACGCCGCGCTCGAAAAGCGCGGCGTCGCATGGCCGGGGCGCGACGCCTTCATTCTCGCCCAGCTGCCGCGGGTGCCCGACAGCGACCCCGCCGACCGCGTGCTGATCGACGGCGCGGTGCTCGCGAATGCGCCCTTCCGACCGGCGATTGCCGCCTTGAAACAGCGCCCCGCACGGCGCGAGATCGACCGCCGCTTCATCTATATCGATCCCAAGCCCGACTATAAGGCGATCAGCATCGGCAAGCCGGGCGAGCCCGGCGAGGAGGGGCAGCTGCCCGGCTTCCTCCCGACGATCCTCGGCTCGCTGTCGGCGATCCCGCGCGAACAGCCGATCCGCGAGAATATCGAGATGATCGAGAGCATGTCGCGCCGTATCCGCCGCATGCAGCATATCATCGACGCGATGAAGGTCGAAGTCGAGGAACAGGTCGCGGCGCTGTTCGGCACAACCTTCTTCCTCGACACGCCGACCCCCGCGCGGCTGGCGAAATGGCGCGCCAAGGCGCAGGACCAGGCGGCGGCGCGCGCGGGTTTCGCCTATGCGCCCTATGGCCATCTCAAGCTGTCGGCGGTGATCGACGAGATTGCGAATATCGTCGACCGCCTGGTCCCGCCCGAGGGGCCGGTGCATGTCATCAACCGCCGCATCGCGATGTGGACCGAGGCGCGCGCGCGGGGTCTCGACCGGATTTCGGGCAAGCGCGGCACCGGCGCGAGCAGCGAAGCGATCGACTTTTTCCGCACCCACGACCTCGGTTTCCGCATCCGGCGGCTGCGCTTCCTCGCGCGCGAACTCGACACCGCGGTCGAGGCGACGCGCGAGCGGCGCGATCCGGTGTGCGAGGATATGCGCGAGACGATCTTTGCCGCGCTCGGCCACTATCTCGAGCGCGAGGGCGATGCCTGGCTCGCTGATCTCGACGTGCCGGCGGATACCGAACCCGGCCAGTGGATCGACGCGATCGCCGCGCGTCGCGACCTTGTCGCGCTCGATGCCGAAACCGATGTCGTGATCGCGGCGGCGCTCGGAAAGCTGCCCAAGGACGATCGGCGGACGATGCTCTTCGCCTATCTGGGCTATCCCTTTTACGACATCGCGACCTTGCCGCTCTTGCAGGGCGAAGGGTTCGACGAATTCGACCCGATCAAGATCGACCGCATCTCGCCATCGGACGCGACCGCGATTCGCACCGGCGGCGCGGCGGCGATGCTGAAGGGGGTCGAATTCAACAGCTTCGGCGCCTTCTTCAGCCGCACCTACCGCGAAAATGACTATTTGTGGGGCCGCCTCCACGGCGCCGACCGGCTGATCGACATCGTCGCGAGCAGCGTGGGCGGTGAGGGCGCGATGTCGGCAGACGAACTGAAGGCGCTCAAGCGCCGCGCCTTCCACGCGATCCTCGACGAGGAGGAGGGTCGGTTGCCCAAGGTGAAGGCGCTGATCGACGAATTGCGCGGGGAGATTGGGCCATAG
- a CDS encoding TonB-dependent receptor — translation MNRKFAFAALVCTALSSPAFAQDSAPVTAAPEGEDAIIVTAARTILPPNALPLTIDIIGKDALDQQLAISGSVTDAVANLTPSFSPTRQKLSGSGESLRGRSPLYAINGIPQSTPMRDGSRDGFTIDGFFVDRVELIFGSNALQGIGGTGGIVNQVTVGAPTQEGLSGRFLLQGTADNDFSKAGMGGKAGGLVQYKAGRFDATVGATYDIRGVFSDAKGRPLGLNLTQGETQDSKATNFFARLGYELSPSARLDLIASRFELKGDGDYVAIAGNRATGLPTSAVRGTPPGAPAANRTESVALSLTDTDLWGGNFVSQIFFNRSRDTFGGEINPIATFQDPAIAPVGTLFDQSQNRSRKLGAKFSYERAVPGFDDLTLTIGFDALVDKTEQALIATNRVWVPPSDFQSLAPFGQANLKLFDGIVRLAGGVRWENVTIKIDDFRTLASTTFVACSATVTTNCGPSTYAGVDVAGGKPKFDDLLINGGVIVEPWAGIRAYASYAEGFTVPDIGRITRSVKATGVDIDNFLDISPVVSNNREIGFEVKRGPLDASAAYFWSSSDKGQLLVTGADRMFDVQRLRVEIEGLEVNLGVQTPIDGLKLNVGYAHLVGRFDSDAVPDGKVDSDLDGVNISPDRINLAASYANGPFSARVQTQVYLKRRFDGKARAADDANGGPLQLDDNDFGGYTLTDATARYQTGIGGISLSVQNLFNKQYIDYSSDTRLPRDQLSYFAGRGRTFTLGWDYRF, via the coding sequence ATGAATCGCAAATTCGCCTTTGCCGCGCTCGTCTGCACGGCGCTTTCCTCGCCCGCCTTCGCGCAGGACTCTGCGCCCGTGACCGCGGCGCCCGAAGGCGAGGATGCGATCATCGTCACCGCGGCGCGCACGATCCTGCCGCCGAATGCGCTGCCGCTGACGATCGATATCATCGGCAAGGATGCGCTCGACCAGCAGCTTGCGATTTCGGGTTCGGTCACCGATGCGGTCGCGAACCTCACCCCCAGCTTCTCGCCGACACGGCAGAAGCTGTCGGGCTCGGGCGAATCTTTGCGCGGTCGCTCGCCGCTCTATGCGATCAACGGCATCCCGCAATCGACCCCGATGCGCGACGGCAGCCGCGACGGCTTCACCATCGACGGCTTTTTCGTCGACCGGGTCGAGCTGATCTTCGGATCGAATGCCTTGCAGGGGATCGGCGGCACCGGCGGCATCGTCAACCAGGTCACCGTCGGCGCGCCGACCCAAGAGGGGCTTTCGGGCCGCTTCCTGCTACAGGGCACCGCCGACAATGATTTTTCGAAGGCGGGCATGGGCGGCAAGGCCGGCGGCCTCGTCCAATATAAAGCGGGCCGGTTCGACGCGACCGTCGGCGCGACCTATGACATTCGCGGCGTCTTTTCGGACGCCAAGGGCCGCCCGCTCGGGCTCAACCTGACGCAGGGCGAAACGCAGGACAGCAAGGCGACCAACTTCTTTGCGCGCCTTGGCTATGAGCTGTCGCCCAGTGCGCGGCTCGACCTGATCGCGAGCCGCTTCGAGCTGAAGGGCGACGGCGATTATGTCGCGATTGCCGGCAACCGCGCGACCGGCCTGCCGACCAGTGCCGTCCGGGGCACCCCGCCGGGAGCGCCGGCCGCCAACCGCACCGAAAGCGTGGCCCTGTCGCTGACCGACACCGACCTGTGGGGCGGCAATTTCGTCAGCCAGATCTTCTTCAACCGCAGCCGCGACACCTTCGGCGGCGAAATCAATCCGATCGCGACCTTCCAAGACCCGGCAATCGCGCCGGTTGGCACATTGTTCGACCAATCGCAGAACCGCAGCCGCAAATTGGGTGCCAAGTTCAGCTACGAACGCGCGGTGCCGGGCTTCGACGACCTGACGCTGACGATCGGGTTCGACGCGCTCGTCGACAAGACCGAACAGGCGCTGATCGCCACGAATCGCGTGTGGGTGCCGCCGAGCGATTTCCAGAGCCTCGCGCCCTTCGGGCAGGCGAATTTGAAATTGTTCGATGGCATCGTCCGCCTCGCCGGCGGGGTGCGCTGGGAAAATGTGACGATCAAGATCGACGATTTCCGCACGCTTGCCTCGACCACCTTCGTCGCCTGCTCGGCGACCGTCACGACCAATTGCGGCCCGTCCACCTATGCCGGCGTCGACGTCGCGGGCGGCAAGCCGAAGTTCGACGACCTTTTGATCAACGGCGGCGTGATCGTCGAACCCTGGGCGGGCATCCGCGCCTATGCGAGCTATGCCGAGGGCTTCACCGTTCCCGACATCGGACGCATCACGCGTTCGGTGAAGGCCACCGGGGTCGATATCGACAATTTCCTCGATATTTCGCCCGTCGTGTCGAACAATCGCGAGATCGGTTTCGAAGTGAAGCGCGGGCCGCTCGACGCCAGCGCCGCCTATTTCTGGTCATCGAGCGACAAGGGCCAGCTGCTCGTCACCGGGGCCGACCGCATGTTCGACGTCCAGCGGCTGCGCGTCGAGATCGAGGGGCTCGAGGTCAACCTCGGCGTCCAGACGCCGATCGACGGGCTCAAGCTCAACGTCGGCTACGCCCACCTGGTCGGCCGCTTCGACAGCGACGCGGTGCCCGACGGCAAGGTCGACAGCGACCTCGACGGCGTCAACATCTCGCCCGACCGCATCAACCTCGCGGCGAGTTATGCCAACGGGCCTTTCTCGGCGCGCGTCCAGACGCAGGTCTATCTGAAGCGTCGCTTCGACGGCAAGGCGCGCGCCGCCGACGATGCCAACGGGGGTCCGCTCCAGCTCGACGACAATGATTTCGGCGGCTATACGCTGACCGACGCCACGGCCCGTTACCAGACCGGTATCGGCGGCATCAGCCTGTCGGTGCAGAATCTCTTCAACAAACAATATATCGACTATTCGAGCGACACGCGGCTGCCGAGGGACCAGCTATCCTATTTCGCAGGGCGCGGGCGGACCTTCACGCTTGGGTGGGATTATCGTTTCTAA